The following are from one region of the Siniperca chuatsi isolate FFG_IHB_CAS linkage group LG13, ASM2008510v1, whole genome shotgun sequence genome:
- the LOC122887424 gene encoding desmoplakin-like isoform X1 — protein sequence MSLYGANSKLAAMGQRSNSRPDLVGSGFRNDVVGAGNGFQGDYQAGDGGYTYTFSRSSMHGGGVVGQKVGGGSGGGGVSAQAIQQRALFLAGQCQEYLQRAQMILQGGGPAMEADKLLIMAAETIEQMNVSSRQLQQMRVPNDVFRNVEQFQHMHAALQQQLVGVMTTRRKRGSVGSLEGGRIFSDAIAWIAQQKRMIETAPWGDDSVTIEKQIMIHNKNFSSIQRSQEVDHARDELNSRGDKYNLSILEQEWDSLQKMSHSRVTQLRELQGIIEEISKAIMWVNEREEEELVFDWGDKNIDQYIPKKQESYSRLMRDLEEKEKELNKLKIKADGLVNNSHPATDKIEAYMDTLQTQWSWLLQITKCIHDHLKENAAYSQFFKEANETYAKLQKEHETIRTKFTCDKKTPLDNLTELLKNLEKEKERIMENKRQVQSLVNKSKTIVQLKPRNPEEKSSSPIMVQALCDFKQDQKGILKGNEGILKDNSQRSKWLVTGPGGMDMLIPSVCLMIPPPNPLSIGLANKNEQYYEAIMGIWNQLYINIKSLISWQYCIKDITYINSLTLSMLSKMRPDEYRSIIKRLETHYQEFQRTSQGSELFGEEDKRTIQGHFDTAQNHYDTLIIQLPAYKGEGVKPEPPKQDTTKILTPKIPKPPPPSSILSLTLLSSLQELRRRLELSESGLTSHLHIPLGENSVHECSVHIQKLQTVHQDLDSIHDEYLRLREKIIKQLEGIPADSEQAKFLRSELEIINQKLGGLQGLYSVYLQRLSALKALHQSLLQAEDIIKVKEAQLTEKETTSLDLQEVENYRSRLKQMKSELEQKRDLLTAIESDLSKAVHWNSQIPESFHKCDVDLSKYSDLVGQMSDRWRRIQTQIDSRVWDLEKQEKQLKHYQQSSTLLEQWIDNARKRQDALQMVKISDIQTLMNHLNQQKALHTEIKGKKEKVEQVQKNADTCAASIKDYELQLASYSSGLETLLNIPIKRTMLQSPASAVRQEVADLQSHYIELLTRSSDYYKFLGELLKNMEELKIKNTKIEMLEEEMRSLKEDIQDHNQKKKSLEDDLARLKLELTQSKDQLISMEEVKRTTVMQVNATKENLDSTHNQLQDLNDQLTRIKYQLDEEKRKRRLAEERYTSQQEEYEATVRRRQKELEELNWTKIDLEKAVKDKERELERMKILLEEEATRRRNAESDISKVRTQCTQEINQLKQTYETEIHVTKTTILKASQQKEENTAELRLQVDRLTAEKRDLEEELRRLRQSITHAEEQRSRAVQEASQQRASVTQETRIRSELEIQLRTVMQQRGEDELILKEATKNNQEKSRQISMLTFNLEEEGKKRRALELEISHLKQAEAELKAKNTSHLEAINKLKVSEQEIHITRVELEKLTSEKTKAEQGSARLQSRIRELQCSLDGMEAELEKQKKASQEEFTRRKRMEAELERMTHSCREHTTTINTLKSIQLETSNSGRKYEQDLSALQGALDKSLREHKVTKEELEAVTAELKTLKQKLQQEQARIHELNQRNESLYKTIEEKSRQLNEYTTEIEKLKTLTQNLTKERLRLEEELRAVRQERDNLKLSKNTIDEESATQISALHVQLQSSTQRTVELQALINDLTKEREKLKLETDKFQNQLIETSMMVRDSQSKYSELLLEKDSLLSKLKLLEQDKTRHQRLEEELTRIKLTLETEFRNKQRLQDEKNAILKDFNYMKGQYELKDSQIRQYESDRDKGDRERLSLKNEIERLTRELKSVEERYKSRLFSSEKEASDLALKRDALEREIKRLQQRPSSLSRQTQTDEKAPTIDPSKLIFDGVRHKVTAHQLCDCGIISKATLDQLLKGKKTVDEVAVDIQLSLKGTGIIAGMTGSQGKMPFTEAKNKNLLSAESALMLLEAQAATGYIVDPAFNEKMPVDTACSRGIVDTEDRDTLVTAEAASTGFKDPYTGKVLSVGQACKQGHVDKDKAIRLLQAQESVGGILDPVLSVFLPKDLALDRNLIDEELYRALNKKPTCYLDPATGEKISYNDLRKKCAVDPVAGLLLLRGPEKPMTVKGLRGEVPVTELIHSGLLDEKDVLKLNQGMLTTREIEDKLKSYLYGTTCIAGIYDEANDRILPIYQAMKEGLLMRGTTLELLEAQAASGFIVDPVNNVLLTVEEATKRGLIGKEFKNKLLSAEKAVTGYKDPSTGKIISLFQAIEKDLIEKGHGIRLLEAQIASGGIIDPKESHRIDVTVAYKRGYFDEAMNEILTYEGDDTKGFFDPNTKENLTYLQLKDRCITDGKTGLILLPLNDTKKPQKSGESRTNVLRKRRVVIVDPDTGLEMSVREAYHRELIDYDTFLGLSEQECEWEEITIKGSDGSARLVIVDRKTGTQYDIKDCLERGIIEQKSLDKYRAGALTLTQFADQITSRTSSTEMTIAASNVDDMVTCSSPIQAPSSPTVRKRFSSISITVSPPEMFDDQSPVAAIFDTETLEKITIPEGVRRGIVDTLTAQRLLEAQACTGGIINPATGERLLLQDAVHQSIIDESMASKLKPAQKAYVGFEDVKTKRKMSAAEAVKETWLPYEAGHRFLEFQYLTGGLIEPGTGRRITIEEAIRKGWVDGKGAQKLQDTRNYQKNLNCPKTKLKISYKEAMDSCMVEETNGMKMLQASSISSKGISSPYNVSNPGSRSGSRAGSLAGSRNGSRRGSVDCSSTYSYSFSTSSTTYNANSHS from the exons ATGAGTTTGTACGGCGCCAATTCAAAACTGGCTGCCATGGGCCAGAGAAGTAATTCGCGACCGGATTTGGTGGGTTCAGGTTTTAGAAACGACGTGGTCGGCGCTGGAAACGGCTTCCAGGGGGATTACCAAGCAGGGGACGGCGGATACACCTACACCTTCTCCAGGAGCTCCATGCACGGCGGGGGGGTCGTAGGACAGAAAGTGGGTGGTGGCAGCGGAGGTGGTGGAGTTAG TGCACAGGCTATTCAGCAAAGAGCTTTGTTCCTGGCAGGCCAGTGTCAAGAGTACCTGCAGAGAGCGCAGATGATTCTCCAGGGT GGGGGTCCAGCCATGGAGGCAGACAAGCTGTTGATCATGGCTGCAGAAACCATCGAGCAGATGAATGTCTCTAGCAGACAGCTGCAGCAGATGCGTGTACCTAATGATGTCTTCCGAAA TGTAGAACAGTTCCAGCACATGCATGCTGCGCTCCAACAGCAATTGGTCGGTGTTATGACCACAAGACGGAAGAGAGGCAGTGTGGGCTCCCTTGAGGGGGGCAGGATCTTTAGTGATGCCATAGCCTGGATTGCCCAACAGAAG CGCATGATTGAGACAGCTCCATGGGGAGATGACTCTGTGACCATAGAAAAGCAAATCATGATCCACAACAAAAACTTCAGCTCTATCCAGAGGAGCCAGGAAGTAGACCATGCCAGAGATGAACTG aactcAAGGGGCGACAAGTACAACCTCTCTATCCTGGAACAAGAATGGGACAGTCTGCAG AAAATGTCCCACAGCCGTGTGACTCAGCTGCGTGAGCTTCAGGGCATCATTGAGGAGATCTCCAAAGCCATCATGtgggtgaatgagagagaggaggaggagcttgTGTTTGACTGGGGAGACAAGAACATCGATCAGTATATACCCAAGAAGCAAGAGAGCTACTCG AGGCTGATGAGGGAcctggaggagaaagagaaggagctAAACAAGCTGAAGATAAAAGCAGATGGACTCGTGAATAACAGCCACCCTGCCACAGATAAGATTGAa GCCTACATGGACACCTTACAGACTCAGTGGAGCTGGCTTCTCCAGATCACCAAGTGTATCCATGATCATTTGAAGGAGAATGCTGCCTACAGCCAA TTTTTTAAGGAGGCCAATGAGACCTATGCGAAGCTGCAGAAGGAGCATGAGACTATCCGAACCAAGTTCACCTGTGACAAGAAAACACCACTGGATAACCTCACTGAACTCCTGAAAAACCTGGAG aaagagaaggagcGAATCATGGAGAATAAGAGGCAGGTCCAAAGTCTGGTCAACAAATCTAAGACCATTGTCCAACTGAAACCTCGCAACCCAGAGGAGAAGAGCAGCAGCCCCATCATGGTCCAGGCCTTATGTGACTTTAAACAAGATCAG AAAGGAATTTTAAAAGGGAATGAGGGCATCCTGAAGGATAACTCGCAGCGCAGCAAGTGGCTTGTGACAGGGCCTGGAGGTATGGACATGTTGattccctctgtgtgtctgatgaTCCCTCCACCAAACCCGCTCAGCATCGGCCTCGCCAACAA GAATGAGCAGTATTATGAAGCCATCATGGGCATCTGGAATCAGCTCTACATCAACATCAAGAGTCTCATCTCGTGGCAATATTGCATCAAAGACATCACTTACATCAACTCCCTCACTCTCAGCATG CTGTCTAAGATGCGCCCTGATGAGTACCGTAGTATCATCAAAAGACTGGAGACTCACTACCAGGAGTTCCAGCGTACCAGCCAAGGTTCTGAACTGTTTGGGGAAGAGGACAAGAGAACTATCCAGGGCCACTTTGATACAGCCCAGAACCACTATGATACACTAATTATCCAGCTGCCAGCTTACA AGGGTGAAGGAGTGAAGCCTGAACCCCCAAAACAGGATACCACAAAGATTCTGACTCCCAAGATCCCCAAGCCTCCCCCACCCAGTTCTATCCTCAGCCTTACCCTGCTCAGCAGTCTGCAAGAACTTCGACGCAGGCTGGAGCTGTCCGAGTCCGGTCTCACCAGCCATCTCCACATTCCACTGGGGGAAAACAGTGTGCACGAGTGCTCAGTGCACATCCAGAAGCTGCAG ACTGTGCACCAAGATTTGGACTCCATTCATGATGAGTATCTACGACTAAGAGAAAAGATTATAAAGCAGCTGGAAGGGATACCTGCAGACTCCGAGCAAGCCAAGTTCCTCCGCTCTGAACTGGAAATCATCAACCAAAAACTGGGAGGCCTGCAGGGTCTCTACTCAGTCTACCTTCAAAG ACTGTCGGCTCTTAAGGCCTTGCACCAGAGCCTTCTCCAGGCTGAAGATATCATTAAAGTCAAGGAGGCCCAGCTGACAGAGAAGGAGACCACGTCTCTGGACCTTCAAGAGGTGGAAAACTATCGGAGCAGGCTAAAG CAAATGAAGAGTGAGCTGGAGCAAAAAAGAGACCTGCTGACGGCTATAGAGTCTGACCTGTCTAAAGCAGTGCACTGGAATAGTCAAATCCCTGAATCCTTTCACAAGTGTGACGTGGACTTGTCCAAGTACTCAGACCTTGTGGGTCAGATGTCTGACCGCTGGCGCCGCATCCAAACCCAGATTGATAGCAG aGTGTGGGACTTGGAGAAGCAGGAGAAACAGCTGAAACATTATCAGCAGAGCAGCACTCTCCTGGAACAGTGGATAGACAATGCCAGGAAGCGCCAGGATGCCCTTCAGATGGTTAAGATCAGTGACATCCAGACTCTGATGAACCACCTCAACCAACAGAAG GCACTTCACACTGAAATTAagggaaagaaggagaaagTAGAGCAAGTGCAGAAAAACGCAGACACCTGTGCTGCCTCCATAAAG gacTATGAGCTGCAGCTGGCTTCCTACAGTTCAGGCCTGGAAACTCTGCTTAATATTCCTATCAAGAGAACAATGCTACAGTCCCCTGCTTCTGCAGTCAGACAAGAG GTGGCTGACCTCCAGTCCCACTACATAGAGCTACTTACCCGCTCTAGTGACTACTACAAGTTCCTAGGGGAGCTGCTGAAGAACATGGAAGAGCTGAAG ATCAAGAACACCAAGATTGAGATGCTGGAGGAGGAAATGAGGAGTCTGAAGGAGGACATCCAGGATCATAACCAGAAAAAGAAGTCACTGGAGGATGATTTGGCCCGCCTAAAGCTGGAGCTCACTCAATCAAAAGACCAGCTCATTTCCATGGAAGAAGTGAAGAGAACCACAGTAATGCAAGTTAACGCTACCAAGGAGAACCTGGACAGCACACACAACCAGCTTCAAGATCTTAATGACCAGCTGACGCGCATTAAATACCAGCTGGatgaggaaaagaggaaaaggaggttGGCAGAGGAACGCTACACCAGCCAGCAAGAAGAGTATGAGGCGACTGTTCGCCGCAGACAGAAAGAATTGGAAGAACTCAACTGGACCAAGATTGACTTGGAAAAGGCAGTGAAGGACAAGGAACGTGAACTTGAGAGGATGAAGATACTGCTAGAGGAGGAAGCGACACGTCGACGAAACGCTGAATCAGATATCTCAAAGGTAAGAACACAGTGTACCCAGGAGATTAATCAACTTAAGCAGACATACGAGACAGAGATCCACGTTACCAAGACCACGATCCTGAAAGCATCacaacagaaagaagaaaacactgcagagcTGAGACTGCAAGTTGACAGACTCACTGCTGAGAAGAGAGATctagaggaggagctgaggagacTGAGGCAGTCCATTACTCACGCGGAAGAGCAGAGAAGCAGAGCAGTGCAGGAGGCTAGCCAGCAGAGGGCCTCAGTGACACAAGAGACAAGGATCCGCAGTGAGTTGGAGATTCAGCTGAGAACAGTcatgcagcagagaggagaggatgagcTCATACTAAAGGAGGCCACCAAAAACAATCAGGAAAAGTCCAGGCagatcagcatgctaacatttaacctggaggaggagggaaagaagaggagagctCTGGAATTGGAAATCAGTCACCTAAAGCAGGCTGAGGCAGAGCTGAAGGCAAAGAACACCTCCCATCTGGAGGCAATTAACAAGCTTAAAGTGTCTGAGCAGGAGATCCACATCACCCGAGTAGAGCTGGAGAAGTTGACCAGTGAGAAAACGAAGGCTGAGCAGGGTTCTGCCAGACTGCAGAGCCGTATCCGGGAACTTCAGTGCTCTCTGGATGGAATGGAAGCTGAGTTGGAGAAGCAAAAGAAGGCAAGCCAGGAGGAGTTCACACGTAGAAAGAGAATGGAGGCAGAGTTGGAGAGGATGACACATTCTTGCAGAGAGCACACCACCACAATTAACACACTGAAATCTATCCAGCTAGAGACTTCCAACTCTGGAAGGAAGTATGAGCAGGACCTCAGCGCTCTCCAGGGGGCTCTGGACAAGAGCCTGAGGGAGCATAAAGTCACCAAGGAGGAACTGGAAGCTGTCACAGCTGAGCTAAAGACACTTAAGCAGAAGCTCCAGCAGGAACAGGCTCGAATTCATGAGCTCAACCAACGTAATGAGAGCCTGTATAAGACCATTGAGGAGAAGAGCCGCCAGCTTAATGAATACACTACAGAGATTGAAAAGCTGAAGACTCTGACGCAGAACCTGACAAAGGAGAGACTGAGgttggaggaggagctgagggcCGTTAGACAGGAGAGAGATAACCTAAAGCTTAGCAAAAACACTATTGATGAAGAAAGTGCCACTCAGATCTCAGCCTTGCATGTCCAGCTTCAGAGTAGCACCCAGAGGACAGTGGAGCTCCAGGCTCTCATCAATGACCTGACCAAGGAGCGAGAAAAGCTTAAATTGGAAACAGACAAATTCCAAAATCAATTGATTGAG ACATCCATGATGGTGCGTGACTCCCAAAGCAAGTacagtgagctgctgctggagaagGACAGTTTGCTATCCAAGCTTAAACTGCTGGAGCAGGACAAGACCCGTCATCAGCGCCTAGAAGAAGAGCTCACCCGCATCAAGCTCACACTAGAGACTGAGTTCCGCAACAAACAGCGGCTGCAGGATGAAAAGAATGCCATCCTCAAGGATTTTAACTACATGAAAGGCCagtatgagctgaaagacagCCAGATTAGGCAGTATGAATCAGACAGAGACAAGGGTGATCGAGAGAGGCTCTCCCTGAAGAATGAGATTGAGAGGCTCACAAGGGAGCTAAAAAGTGTTGAGGAGAGGTACAAGAGCCGTCTGTTCAGCTCTGAAAAGGAGGCATCAGACCTGGCTCTCAAGAGAGATGCcctggagagagagataaagaggcTGCAGCAGAGACCCAGCAGTCTGAGCAGGCAGACCCAGACAGATGAGAAGGCTCCAACAATCGATCCGTCCAAGCTGATATTTGATGGGGTGCGCCACAAAGTCACAGCCCACCAGCTTTGTGACTGTGGTATAATCAGTAAAGCCACTCTAGACCAGCTCCtaaagggaaaaaagacagTGGATGAGGTAGCTGTGGACATCCAGCTTAGTCTAAAGGGTACCGGCATCATTGCTGGCATGACAGGTTCTCAAGGTAAAATGCCATTCACTGAAGCCAAAAACAAGAACCTCCTCAGCGCAGAGAGTGCCCTCATGCTCCTGGAAGCTCAAGCAGCAACAGGCTACATAGTGGACCCCGCATTTAATGAGAAGATGCCTGTGGATACTGCCTGTTCAAGAGGGATTGTAGACACAGAAGACAGAGACACCTTGGTGACAGCTGAAGCAGCTAGTACAGGCTTCAAAGATCCATACACTGGGAAAGTATTATCTGTTGGCCAGGCTTGCAAACAGGGCCACGTAGACAAAGACAAAGCCATCCGCTTGCTCCAGGCTCAGGAGTCTGTTGGAGGCATATTGGATCCTGTTCTGAGTGTGTTCCTTCCAAAAGATCTGGCTTTGGATCGCAATCTTATTGATGAGGAGCTCTACAGGGCTTTGAACAAAAAACCCACCTGCTACCTGGATCCAGCGACAGGAGAGAAGATAAGCTATAATGACCTTAGGAAGAAGTGTGCAGTGGACCCTGTTGCTGGCTTGCTTCTGCTCCGTGGTCCAGAAAAGCCTATGACAGTGAAAGGTCTCCGTGGTGAAGTCCCTGTTACAGAGCTCATCCATTCTGGACTGTTGGATGAAAAAGATGTGTTGAAGCTCAACCAGGGCATGCTTACCACCAGAGAAATTGAAGACAAGCTAAAGTCCTATCTCTATGGCACTACCTGCATTGCAGGGATCTATGATGAGGCAAATGATCGAATACTGCCTATCTATCAGGCAATGAAGGAGGGTCTGCTCATGAGAGGAACCACCCTGGAGCTTCTTGAGGCCCAAGCTGCTTCTGGCTTCATTGTTGATCCAGTCAACAATGTCCTCTTGACAGTAGAAGAGGCCACAAAGAGAGGCCTGATAGGAAAGGAGTTTAAGAATAAGCTGTTGTCTGCAGAGAAGGCAGTAACTGGATACAAAGACCCATCCACAGGAAAAATAATTTCCCTCTTCCAGGCAATTGAAAAAGATCTTATTGAAAAAGGTCATGGAATCCGTCTTCTGGAGGCCCAAATTGCCAGCGGTGGGATTATTGACCCCAAAGAGAGCCATCGTATTGATGTCACTGTTGCCTATAAAAGGGGATATTTTGATGAGGCGATGAATGAGATACTAACTTATGAAGGAGATGACACAAAAGGGTTCTTTGACCCTAATACTAAGGAGAACCTGACATATCTTCAGCTGAAGGACAGGTGCATCACGGATGGCAAAACAGGCCTAATACTCCTGCCACTCAATGACACGAAGAAGCCCCAGAAGTCAGGTGAGAGCCGTACCAATGTCCTTCGCAAGAGGCGGGTTGTGATTGTTGACCCAGACACTGGGCTTGAGATGTCAGTGAGAGAGGCCTATCACCGGGAGCTAATTGACTATGACACTTTCCTGGGCTTGTCGGAGCAGGAGTGCGAATGGGAGGAAATAACTATCAAGGGGTCTGACGGCTCTGCACGTTTGGTGATAGTGGATAGGAAAACAGGAACCCAGTATGACATCAAGGACTGCCTGGAACGTGGTATTATTGAGCAGAAGTCTTTGGATAAGTATCGTGCTGGAGCGCTAACCTTGACCCAGTTTGCTGACCAAATTACCAGCAGAACCAGCAGCACTGAAATGACCATTGCAGCCAGCAATGTTGATGACATGGTCACCTGCAGCAGTCCCATCCAGGCACCATCTTCTCCTACTGTCCGTAAACGCTTCAGCAGTATTTCTATTACTGTTTCTCCCCCTGAGATGTTTGATGACCAGAGCCCTGTGGCGGCTATATTCGACACAGAGACCTTGGAGAAAATAACTATTCCTGAAGGGGTCCGAAGAGGCATAGTTGACACTCTTACAGCTCAGAGGCTACTGGAGGCCCAGGCATGCACAGGCGGTATTATCAACCCTGCCACTGGTGAGAGACTGTTGCTGCAGGATGCTGTCCATCAGAGTATCATTGATGAAAGCATGGCCAGTAAGCTGAAACCTGCCCAGAAAGCCTATGTTGGTTTTGAGGATGTGAAGACTAAAAGAAAGATGTCTGCAGCAGAGGCAGTGAAGGAGACATGGTTGCCTTATGAAGCTGGCCATAGATTTTTGGAGTTTCAGTACCTGACAGGAGGCCTGATAGAGCCTGGCACTGGACGTCGCATCACCATTGAAGAGGCTATCCGCAAAGGTTGGGTAGATGGTAAAGGGGCCCAGAAGCTTCAGGATACACGGAACTACCAGAAGAATCTGAACTGTCCCAAGACAAAACTAAAGATCTCCTACAAGGAAGCCATGGACAGCTGCATGGTGGAAGAAACCAATGGTATGAAGATGCTGCAGGCCTCCTCAATATCCTCCAAAGGAATCAGCAGCCCTTACAATGTCTCTAACCCAGGGTCTCGCTCTGGGTCCAGGGCTGGTTCCCTTGCCGGCTCCAGGAATGGATCTCGTAGAGGCAGTGTGGATTGCTCCTCTACTTACAGCTATAGCTTCTCCACCAGCAGTACCACCTATAACGCCAACAGTCACTCTTAA